GGTCAGCACCACGAAGGTGAGGAAGGCGGACAACAGCGCGATGGCCACGGCGAACGGCGCCAGCCAGCGCCGCAACGGAAAGCCCCGCGCCTCTGCTCGGGGCTCGGCCGGTGACGCGTGTAACGTTGAAGCGGTGGTGTCTGCGCTGGTCATACCGGCAATTGAGCTGAGAGCGATCGCCCGCGGGAATTGCGAACTGATGCAATCATATCACAATGTTGCCGAATTGCGACATTTCCGCGGCGCAAACCGCAGTGCGGCTCGATGTCCGCAAAACCATTTGTGACTACTCAATAACTGTCGTGAGTCCTCGCGCCGGTGCCCGCTCCTGCTACCCGCCGCTCCGGTAGACCTGGATGTCGAGGTCGCGGATCTTCTTGCGCAGGGTGTTGCGGTTCAATCCGAGCAGGTCGGCGGCCCGGATCTGGTTGCCGCGGGTCGCCGCCAGCGCGGCGGTCAGCAGCGGGATCTCGATCTCCTTGAGGATGCGGTGATAGAGGCCCGGCGGCGGCACCCCGTTCGGGAAACCGGAGAAGTGCGAGGACAGATAGGCCTCGACCGCGCCGCCGAGATTGTCGACGCCGACAGTCGCGGTGCTGCCCGAGGTCACCGCCGGCGGCGCCAGCTCGCCGTCGATGACCGAGGCGGTGATGACGTCTTGCGGATAGAGCGCGGCGAGCCGCCGGGCGAGGTTCTCCAGTTCGCGGACGTTGCCCGGCCAGCGGTGCTGCTTGAGCCGCTCCAGCGCCTGGGCATCGAGCTTCTTCGGCGGCAGGCCGTCCTTCTCGGCAAGCGAGAAGAAATGCCGGATCAGGTCGGGCAGATCCTCGATGCGCTCGCGCAACGGCGGCAGCCGCAGCGGCACTACGTTGAGGCGGAAGAACAGATCCTCGCGGAACAGGCCCTGCTGGATCAGGATGCGCAGGTCCTTGTTGGAGGCCGCGACGATGCGCACGTCGGTCTTGATCGGGGTGCGGCCGCCGACGGTGGTGTATTCGCCCTGCTGCAGCACGCGCAGCAGCCGGGTCTGCGCCTCCATCGGCATGTCGCCGATCTCGTCGAGGAACAGCGTGCCGCCCTCGGCCTGCTCGAAGCGGCCGGAAGCACGGGTGTTGGCGCCGGTGAATGCGCCGCGCTCATGGCCGAACAGCTCGGACTCAATGAGGTCGCGCGGGATCGCCGCCATGTTGACCGCGACGAACGGGCCGTTGCGGCGCCGGCCGTAATCGTGCAGCGCGCGGGCGACCAGCTCCTTGCCGGTGCCGGACTCGCCGGAGATCATCACCGTGAGATCGGTCTGCATCAACCGCGCCAGCACGCGGTAGATTTCCTGCATCGCCGGCGAGCGGCCGACCAGCGGGATCGAGTCGAACTCGCCGTCGTCGGCGGGACTGGAGACCCGCTCCTTCGGTTCGGCCAGCGCGCGGCCGACGATGGTGATCAGCTCCTTGAGGTCGAACGGCTTCGGCAGATACTCGTAGGCGCCGCGCTCGGAGGCGCGGATCGCGGTCATGAAGGTGTTCTGCGCGCTCATCACGATGACTGGTAAATTCGGCCGCATCTTCTTGATCCGCGGCAACAGATCGAACGCGTTCTCGTCGGGCATCACCACGTCGGTGATGACGAGATCGCCCTCGCCCTGGCTGACCCAGCGCCACAGCGTGGCGGCATTGCCGGTCAGGCGCACTTCGTAGCCGGCGCGCGACAGCGCCTGGTTCAGGACGGTCCGGATGGCGGTGTCGTCGTCAGCGACAAGTATGCTACCTGCAGGCATTGGTGTTCCTCATCGTGCATCCTGAGAGGCAGGCGAGGACGTACCCGGAACGTCATCGCGGTTGCTTTGGTCGTGTTGCTTGGCGACGCTGTACATCGGCATCAGCACACGGAAAGTGGTTTTGCGCGGCTGCGACTCGCACTCGATGATGCCGCCGTGATCGCCAACGATCTTGGCGACCAGCGCGAGGCCGAGCCCGCTGCCGGTCTGCTTGGTGGTGACGAAGGGATCGAACAGGTTCGGCAGCAGGTCTTCCGGCACGCCTGAGCCATTGTCTTTGACGCAGAATTCCAGCGGCAGCGAGACCCGCGATTTCTTGCCGGGCACCGACAGCCGCACGCCCGGGCGGAAAGCCGTGGTGAGGTGGATCTCCGCATCGGTGCCGAGGTCGGCGACCGCTTCGGCCGCGTTCTTCACCAGATTGAGGAACACCTGGATCAGCTGGTCCTGGTTGGCGAGCACCGGCGGCAGCGACGGATCGTAGTCCTCGATGAAGCGGACATTGCGGGCAAAGCCGGATTGCGCCAGCCGCTTCACATGGTCGAGCACGGAATGGATATTGACCGGGCCGCGCGCCACCGGACGATCGTCGCCGAACACTTCCATGCGGTCGACCAGCGTGACGATGCGGTCCGCCTCGTCGCAGATCAGCCGCGTCAAAAGCCGGTCCTCGGATGAGGCCTGCTGCTCCAACAGCTGCGCTGCGCCGCGGATGCCGGACAGCGGGTTCTTGATCTCATGGGCGAGCATCGCCGCCAGCGCGATCACCGAACGCGCCGCACTGCGATGGGTGAGCTGGCGGTCCATCTTGTCGGCGATGGTGCGCTCCTGCAGCATAACCACGATGTGGCCGGGCCGCTCGGTCAGTGGCGCGACGTGAAGATCGACCTGGCGATCGCCGCCGATCCGCGGCGTGCCGAGATCGACCTTGTATTCATTGACCGGCGAGCCGCTGGCCCGCACCTGCTCGATCAGCGCAAGCAGCGGGCTGCCGAACGGCACCAGCTCCTTCAGCGACTGCCGGCGCAGGAATTGGGTCGAGATCTCGAAGAAGGATTCGGCGGCGATATTGGCGTCGACGATCCGGCCGTCGGGTGCGACCAGCAGCACCGGATTGGGCAGCGCGTTGAGGATGGCCTCGCCATCGGTAGGCACGGGCCGGCGAAATTCCATGGCTGACGTCATGCGGCAGCACTCCAGGCAAAATCGTCGTAGGCGTCCTCGAGCGAGCGATGCACGCTGGACGGCTGCTCCGCGGTCAGAATCGCCTGCCGCCAGGCCTTCAACGTGGCCGTTGGTGCGCAGCTGTAGGCGGCCGCGGTCTCCAGCGCCCAGCCGAGATGCTTGCGCGCATGCTTGAGCCCGATGCGCAGACCGTAATGGCTGCAGATCTCGTCATAGAGCGCGCGAACATGCTTGAGTTGCTCGGCGAGCGATGGCGCGGTTTCGGCGACCCCGGTCTCGAGCCGGCGGCCGATCTGGCCGGGCAGCCACGGTTGCCCCTGGGCGCCGCGGCCGATCATGACGGCGTCGGCGCCCGACATCTGCAGCGCGCCGACGGCCTTGTGGAATGAGGTGATGTCGCCGTTGACCACGACCGGGACCGAGACGGCGTCCTTGACCGCGCGCACCGCGTTCCAGTTCGCCTCGCCCTTGTAGAACTGGCAGCGGGTGCGGCCATGCACGGTGATCATCTGCACGCCTGAGGCTTCGGCCCGGCGCGCCAGCTCGGGCGAGTTGAGCGAGCGATCGTCCCAGCCGAGCCGCATCTTCAGCGTCACCGGCACCTTGACCGCGGCGATGGTCGCATCGATCAACGTGACCGCGTGGTCGAGGTCACGCATCAGGGCCGAGCCAGACTGGCCGCCGGTGACATGGCGTGCCGGGCAGCCCATGTTGATGTCGATGATGTCGGCGCCGGCGTCCTCGGCGATCCGCGCGCCCTCCGCCATCCAATGGGCCTGGCAGCCCGCAAGCTGGACCACATGCGTCCCGATCCCGGCTGCCTCACAACGCAGCTTCGA
The window above is part of the Bradyrhizobium sp. PSBB068 genome. Proteins encoded here:
- the ntrC gene encoding nitrogen regulation protein NR(I), which translates into the protein MPAGSILVADDDTAIRTVLNQALSRAGYEVRLTGNAATLWRWVSQGEGDLVITDVVMPDENAFDLLPRIKKMRPNLPVIVMSAQNTFMTAIRASERGAYEYLPKPFDLKELITIVGRALAEPKERVSSPADDGEFDSIPLVGRSPAMQEIYRVLARLMQTDLTVMISGESGTGKELVARALHDYGRRRNGPFVAVNMAAIPRDLIESELFGHERGAFTGANTRASGRFEQAEGGTLFLDEIGDMPMEAQTRLLRVLQQGEYTTVGGRTPIKTDVRIVAASNKDLRILIQQGLFREDLFFRLNVVPLRLPPLRERIEDLPDLIRHFFSLAEKDGLPPKKLDAQALERLKQHRWPGNVRELENLARRLAALYPQDVITASVIDGELAPPAVTSGSTATVGVDNLGGAVEAYLSSHFSGFPNGVPPPGLYHRILKEIEIPLLTAALAATRGNQIRAADLLGLNRNTLRKKIRDLDIQVYRSGG
- a CDS encoding nitrogen regulation protein NR(II) — protein: MTSAMEFRRPVPTDGEAILNALPNPVLLVAPDGRIVDANIAAESFFEISTQFLRRQSLKELVPFGSPLLALIEQVRASGSPVNEYKVDLGTPRIGGDRQVDLHVAPLTERPGHIVVMLQERTIADKMDRQLTHRSAARSVIALAAMLAHEIKNPLSGIRGAAQLLEQQASSEDRLLTRLICDEADRIVTLVDRMEVFGDDRPVARGPVNIHSVLDHVKRLAQSGFARNVRFIEDYDPSLPPVLANQDQLIQVFLNLVKNAAEAVADLGTDAEIHLTTAFRPGVRLSVPGKKSRVSLPLEFCVKDNGSGVPEDLLPNLFDPFVTTKQTGSGLGLALVAKIVGDHGGIIECESQPRKTTFRVLMPMYSVAKQHDQSNRDDVPGTSSPASQDAR
- the dusB gene encoding tRNA dihydrouridine synthase DusB; translated protein: MKIGDIAVANRVLLAPMSGITDAPFRRLAATLGAGLVVSEMTASDDLVNGKPMSKLRCEAAGIGTHVVQLAGCQAHWMAEGARIAEDAGADIIDINMGCPARHVTGGQSGSALMRDLDHAVTLIDATIAAVKVPVTLKMRLGWDDRSLNSPELARRAEASGVQMITVHGRTRCQFYKGEANWNAVRAVKDAVSVPVVVNGDITSFHKAVGALQMSGADAVMIGRGAQGQPWLPGQIGRRLETGVAETAPSLAEQLKHVRALYDEICSHYGLRIGLKHARKHLGWALETAAAYSCAPTATLKAWRQAILTAEQPSSVHRSLEDAYDDFAWSAAA